From a single Gimesia fumaroli genomic region:
- a CDS encoding FKBP-type peptidyl-prolyl cis-trans isomerase: MSKWHLSACLCIALFGFAQLANAQNEKAGSGKSALKDQKQKVSYGIGYNLGQNLMRDQLDVDPQILVKGILDAMTKQKPQMTEEEIRATLIAFQQELRDQQAAKMKKAQAENVAKGKQFLAANAKKEGVKTTKSGLQYKVIKKGTGKTPGPNDRVTTHYRGTLINGKEFDSSYKRKQPATFPVSGVISGWTEALQLMKEGDKWQLYIPSDLAYGTRGSGPDIGPNEVLIFDIELLKVN, encoded by the coding sequence ATGTCGAAATGGCATCTCTCTGCCTGTTTATGTATTGCGTTGTTTGGATTTGCCCAACTAGCGAACGCGCAGAACGAAAAAGCAGGTTCCGGTAAATCCGCCTTAAAAGACCAGAAACAGAAAGTCAGTTACGGGATTGGCTACAATCTGGGGCAAAATCTGATGCGGGATCAGTTAGACGTCGACCCACAAATTCTGGTCAAAGGCATTCTTGATGCCATGACCAAACAAAAACCACAGATGACCGAAGAAGAAATCCGTGCCACCTTGATTGCTTTCCAGCAGGAATTACGCGATCAGCAGGCAGCAAAAATGAAAAAAGCACAAGCGGAAAACGTTGCAAAAGGAAAACAGTTTCTGGCAGCGAATGCCAAGAAAGAAGGCGTGAAGACAACGAAAAGTGGTCTGCAGTACAAAGTCATTAAGAAGGGAACAGGAAAGACTCCCGGTCCGAATGACAGAGTCACCACACATTATCGTGGAACTTTGATCAATGGAAAAGAGTTTGATAGTTCTTACAAACGAAAACAGCCAGCAACGTTTCCGGTTAGTGGTGTGATCAGTGGTTGGACAGAAGCCCTGCAGCTGATGAAAGAAGGAGATAAATGGCAGCTGTATATTCCCAGCGATCTGGCATACGGAACCCGCGGTTCAGGTCCTGATATCGGGCCAAACG
- a CDS encoding LL-diaminopimelate aminotransferase codes for MALINDHYLKLKAGYLFPEIGRRVNKFCEENPSAAVIKLGIGDVTEPLPPAIREAMHAAIDEMGNPETFRGYGPEQGYAFLRDAIAKNDFQSRGVDISADEIFVSDGSKCDTGNILDIFGAENKVAVTDPVYPVYVDTNVMTGRTGEADESGRYAGLTYLPVTAENNFVPALPDSPVDLIYLCYPNNPTGTVATKETLKQWVDYAKANGSIIFFDAAYEAFITDDEIPHSIYEIEGAKEVAIEFRSFSKNAGFTGTRCAFTVVPKELKGKTAAGVTTDIHPLWNRRHCTKFNGVSYIIQKGAEAAYSEQGKQQIQSLIAFYLENARLLREGLESVGISVYGGVNAPYVWLKTPGDASSWDFFDELLQKAHLVGTPGSGFGAAGEGYFRLSAFNSRDNINEAVTRFQNVVR; via the coding sequence ATGGCTTTGATTAATGATCACTACCTGAAGCTCAAAGCGGGGTATCTGTTTCCGGAAATCGGACGTCGTGTCAACAAGTTTTGCGAAGAGAACCCGAGTGCGGCGGTGATCAAACTGGGTATTGGTGATGTGACCGAGCCATTGCCGCCCGCGATCCGGGAAGCCATGCACGCTGCCATCGATGAGATGGGAAATCCGGAGACGTTTCGTGGTTATGGTCCCGAACAGGGTTATGCGTTTTTGAGAGATGCCATCGCGAAAAATGATTTTCAGTCGCGGGGTGTTGATATTTCCGCAGACGAAATTTTTGTCTCCGATGGTTCGAAGTGTGACACGGGAAATATCCTCGATATTTTTGGTGCTGAGAATAAAGTCGCTGTGACAGACCCCGTTTATCCCGTTTATGTTGATACCAACGTGATGACCGGGCGCACGGGTGAAGCAGATGAAAGTGGACGGTATGCAGGTTTGACTTATCTGCCTGTTACTGCCGAGAATAACTTTGTCCCGGCTTTGCCTGATTCACCCGTTGATCTGATTTATCTCTGTTATCCGAATAACCCCACGGGAACGGTTGCGACCAAAGAAACCCTCAAACAATGGGTTGATTATGCCAAAGCAAACGGGTCGATCATTTTCTTTGATGCTGCCTATGAAGCTTTTATTACTGACGATGAAATCCCACACTCTATTTATGAGATTGAGGGAGCCAAAGAAGTCGCAATTGAATTCCGCAGTTTCAGTAAGAACGCCGGCTTCACCGGAACCCGTTGTGCATTCACCGTCGTTCCCAAAGAATTAAAAGGAAAGACGGCAGCGGGCGTGACAACAGACATTCATCCTCTCTGGAATCGACGCCACTGCACCAAGTTCAATGGTGTGTCTTACATCATTCAGAAAGGGGCGGAAGCTGCTTACTCTGAGCAGGGCAAACAGCAGATTCAGTCATTGATCGCATTCTATCTGGAAAATGCCCGCCTGCTGCGAGAAGGTTTGGAATCGGTGGGGATTTCAGTTTACGGTGGCGTCAATGCTCCTTATGTCTGGCTCAAAACACCCGGGGATGCGTCCAGTTGGGACTTCTTTGACGAATTGTTGCAAAAAGCACATCTGGTCGGTACTCCGGGCAGTGGATTTGGCGCTGCCGGTGAAGGATATTTCCGCCTAAGTGCTTTCAACAGCAGAGATAATATCAATGAAGCGGTGACGCGTTTTCAGAACGTAGTCCGTTAA